The following are from one region of the Bactrocera oleae isolate idBacOlea1 chromosome 6, idBacOlea1, whole genome shotgun sequence genome:
- the Zasp67 gene encoding uncharacterized protein Zasp67 isoform X2 gives MVIDIKMCRFENVNWGFRLVGGADFEFPLTVVKVNEGSIAEEAGLREGDVIVRINDTAISPLTHEEADKVIRHCGNVFYIGVQREGEEQLVPKIFPVYGAERPTSPQTFIDVSGRKSPIPRQLEDEAELQTELLPELPERPSSVLSEQSEIKLVEEEIAAVLSGESEVLTDHNVLGLFPKPGVCMTSDVLRTLNEDATKTRAEKDKENKKWSTFLVKPDRPIPKSKEQIEAERRAANAYKVKIVKSAPKSRSVSPMPRPIEPPTQPVEPTVSVESKQPSPPKVEEIEEPPPADSELPNLEDIQIIVESPAEDKEGQQVDTLEKLTLTADNQAGNEEDAQSNNEEISCTNETTLILEDKIEESTTANDIAATSGASTEPENSLPRREKSEEELALERQLADVQRQLAALSSLPSTIQSTLDAVTKQLATLLPAFQLQTATQPSLAPVPPSAETRSINLENIDEGAEVNKGESETHEAYSSCDQDGSGVTENIAVVADDVRESVATDATTLDAAKIQEAKQNKEDTQQMEEEQNVKKQKRNDVIEELEEQLERKNNPRRSKRAFGPLTPSSERPLVLPGGRRWYRPKDAYNDEFIAETLSAQAELITGTTLGCTFESPLLGYDPRVNFMKYQKPEKKIDLNRSEVYKVIHHLDRQPVRGIEVRPPVVPAEVDIRKVALQP, from the exons ATGGTGATcgatattaaaatgtgtcgcttcGAAAACGTGAATTGGGGGTTTCGTTTGGTCGGCGGTGCGGACTTCGAATTTCCGCTGACGGTCGTTAAG gTCAATGAGGGCAGCATAGCCGAGGAAGCCGGTTTGCGTGAAGGTGACGTCATTGTACGCATTAACGACACTGCTATCTCACCACTGACACACGAAGAGGCAGACAAGGTAATAAGGCACTGTGGAAATGTGTTCTACATCGGGGTTCAACG TGAGGGCGAAGAGCAATTGGTGCCGAAGATATTCCCTGTTTACGGAGCTGAACGCCCCACATCACCACAAACTTTCATCGATGTGAGTGGACGTAAGAGCCCTATTCCTCGTCAACTGGAAGATGAAGCAGAGCTGCAGACAGAACTTTTACCTGAGCTTCCAGAACGACCGTCGTCGGTGCTTTCGGAACAATCGGAAATCAAGTTGGTGGAAGAAGAAATCGCTGCGGTACTTTCGGGTGAATCAGAGGTCCTAACGGACCATAATGTTTTGGG ACTTTTTCCCAAGCCTGGCGTCTGTATGACCAGCGATGTGTTGCGAACCCTCAACGAAGATGCAACCAAAACTAGAGCAGAGAAagataaagaaaacaaaaagtgGTCAACGTTTCTGGTGAAACCGGATCGTCCCATACCGAAGAGCAAGGAACAAATCGAGGCCGAACGCAGAGCTGCCAATGCATACAAGGTTAAGATAGTTAAGTCAGCCCCAAAATCGCGTTCAGTATCACCGATG CCACGACCAATCGAACCACCGACACAGCCAGTTGAACCAACGGTGTCAGTAGAAAGTAAACAACCGTCACCACCAAAGGTTGAAGAAATTGAAGAGCCTCCACCAGCGGACAGCGAATTGCCTAATTTGGAGGATATACAAATTATAGTCGAATCACCAGCTGAGGACAAAGAAGGTCAGCAAGTGGACACGCTTGAAAAGCTAACATTGACTGCTGATAACCAAGCAGGAAATGAAGAAGACGCTCAAAGCAATAACGAGGAAATATCGTGCACAAACGAGACGACACTCATATTAGaagataaaattgaagaatctaCAACAGCAAATGATATTGCAGCTACGTCAGGAGCTTCTACTGAACCTGAAAACTCCTTACCCCGTCGTGAAAAATCCGAAGAAGAACTAGCACTTGAACGTCAACTGGCCGATGTGCAACGCCAATTGGCCGCACTCTCTTCCCTGCCCTCCACCATACAATCTACCCTCGACGCAGTCACAAAGCAGTTGGCAACACTTTTGCCAGCCTTCCAGTTGCAGACCGCAACTCAGCCATCGCTGGCTCCCGTTCCACCTTCAGCTGAGACGCGCTctattaatttagaaaatattgacGAAGGCGCTGAAGTTAACAAAGGAGAAAGCGAAA CACATGAGGCTTACTCCAGTTGCGATCAGGATGGTTCAGGAGTTACTGAGAATATTGCTGTGGTTGCAGACGATGTCAGAGAAAGCGTTGCAACCGATGCCACCACTTTGGATGCAGCGAAGATTCAGGaggcaaaacaaaataaagaagATACGCAACAAATGGAGGAGGAGCAGAATGTGAAGAAACAAAAG CGCAACGATGTGATCGAGGAACTCGAAGAGCAGTTGGAGCGCAAAAACAATCCCCGTCGTTCAAAACGTGCCTTTGGCCCATTGACACCATCTTCCGAGCGACCTCTTGTATTGCCCGGCGGCAGGCGTTGGTATCGACCCAAGGATGCCTACAACGATGAGTTCATAGCGGAAACCTTGAGTGCACAAGCGGAACTCATAACTGGCACCACATTAGG TTGCACATTTGAAAGTCCATTGCTTGGCTACGACCCAAG
- the Zasp67 gene encoding uncharacterized protein Zasp67 isoform X3: MVIDIKMCRFENVNWGFRLVGGADFEFPLTVVKVNEGSIAEEAGLREGDVIVRINDTAISPLTHEEADKVIRHCGNVFYIGVQREGEEQLVPKIFPVYGAERPTSPQTFIDVSGRKSPIPRQLEDEAELQTELLPELPERPSSVLSEQSEIKLVEEEIAAVLSGESEVLTDHNVLGVNFYRLFPKPGVCMTSDVLRTLNEDATKTRAEKDKENKKWSTFLVKPDRPIPKSKEQIEAERRAANAYKVKIVKSAPKSRSVSPMPRPIEPPTQPVEPTVSVESKQPSPPKVEEIEEPPPADSELPNLEDIQIIVESPAEDKEGQQVDTLEKLTLTADNQAGNEEDAQSNNEEISCTNETTLILEDKIEESTTANDIAATSGASTEPENSLPRREKSEEELALERQLADVQRQLAALSSLPSTIQSTLDAVTKQLATLLPAFQLQTATQPSLAPVPPSAETRSINLENIDEGAEVNKGESETHEAYSSCDQDGSGVTENIAVVADDVRESVATDATTLDAAKIQEAKQNKEDTQQMEEEQNVKKQKRNDVIEELEEQLERKNNPRRSKRAFGPLTPSSERPLVLPGGRRWYRPKDAYNDEFIAETLSAQAELITGTTLGVNFMKYQKPEKKIDLNRSEVYKVIHHLDRQPVRGIEVRPPVVPAEVDIRKVALQP; the protein is encoded by the exons ATGGTGATcgatattaaaatgtgtcgcttcGAAAACGTGAATTGGGGGTTTCGTTTGGTCGGCGGTGCGGACTTCGAATTTCCGCTGACGGTCGTTAAG gTCAATGAGGGCAGCATAGCCGAGGAAGCCGGTTTGCGTGAAGGTGACGTCATTGTACGCATTAACGACACTGCTATCTCACCACTGACACACGAAGAGGCAGACAAGGTAATAAGGCACTGTGGAAATGTGTTCTACATCGGGGTTCAACG TGAGGGCGAAGAGCAATTGGTGCCGAAGATATTCCCTGTTTACGGAGCTGAACGCCCCACATCACCACAAACTTTCATCGATGTGAGTGGACGTAAGAGCCCTATTCCTCGTCAACTGGAAGATGAAGCAGAGCTGCAGACAGAACTTTTACCTGAGCTTCCAGAACGACCGTCGTCGGTGCTTTCGGAACAATCGGAAATCAAGTTGGTGGAAGAAGAAATCGCTGCGGTACTTTCGGGTGAATCAGAGGTCCTAACGGACCATAATGTTTTGGG TGTCAATTTCTACAGACTTTTTCCCAAGCCTGGCGTCTGTATGACCAGCGATGTGTTGCGAACCCTCAACGAAGATGCAACCAAAACTAGAGCAGAGAAagataaagaaaacaaaaagtgGTCAACGTTTCTGGTGAAACCGGATCGTCCCATACCGAAGAGCAAGGAACAAATCGAGGCCGAACGCAGAGCTGCCAATGCATACAAGGTTAAGATAGTTAAGTCAGCCCCAAAATCGCGTTCAGTATCACCGATG CCACGACCAATCGAACCACCGACACAGCCAGTTGAACCAACGGTGTCAGTAGAAAGTAAACAACCGTCACCACCAAAGGTTGAAGAAATTGAAGAGCCTCCACCAGCGGACAGCGAATTGCCTAATTTGGAGGATATACAAATTATAGTCGAATCACCAGCTGAGGACAAAGAAGGTCAGCAAGTGGACACGCTTGAAAAGCTAACATTGACTGCTGATAACCAAGCAGGAAATGAAGAAGACGCTCAAAGCAATAACGAGGAAATATCGTGCACAAACGAGACGACACTCATATTAGaagataaaattgaagaatctaCAACAGCAAATGATATTGCAGCTACGTCAGGAGCTTCTACTGAACCTGAAAACTCCTTACCCCGTCGTGAAAAATCCGAAGAAGAACTAGCACTTGAACGTCAACTGGCCGATGTGCAACGCCAATTGGCCGCACTCTCTTCCCTGCCCTCCACCATACAATCTACCCTCGACGCAGTCACAAAGCAGTTGGCAACACTTTTGCCAGCCTTCCAGTTGCAGACCGCAACTCAGCCATCGCTGGCTCCCGTTCCACCTTCAGCTGAGACGCGCTctattaatttagaaaatattgacGAAGGCGCTGAAGTTAACAAAGGAGAAAGCGAAA CACATGAGGCTTACTCCAGTTGCGATCAGGATGGTTCAGGAGTTACTGAGAATATTGCTGTGGTTGCAGACGATGTCAGAGAAAGCGTTGCAACCGATGCCACCACTTTGGATGCAGCGAAGATTCAGGaggcaaaacaaaataaagaagATACGCAACAAATGGAGGAGGAGCAGAATGTGAAGAAACAAAAG CGCAACGATGTGATCGAGGAACTCGAAGAGCAGTTGGAGCGCAAAAACAATCCCCGTCGTTCAAAACGTGCCTTTGGCCCATTGACACCATCTTCCGAGCGACCTCTTGTATTGCCCGGCGGCAGGCGTTGGTATCGACCCAAGGATGCCTACAACGATGAGTTCATAGCGGAAACCTTGAGTGCACAAGCGGAACTCATAACTGGCACCACATTAGG
- the Zasp67 gene encoding uncharacterized protein Zasp67 isoform X1 produces MVIDIKMCRFENVNWGFRLVGGADFEFPLTVVKVNEGSIAEEAGLREGDVIVRINDTAISPLTHEEADKVIRHCGNVFYIGVQREGEEQLVPKIFPVYGAERPTSPQTFIDVSGRKSPIPRQLEDEAELQTELLPELPERPSSVLSEQSEIKLVEEEIAAVLSGESEVLTDHNVLGVNFYRLFPKPGVCMTSDVLRTLNEDATKTRAEKDKENKKWSTFLVKPDRPIPKSKEQIEAERRAANAYKVKIVKSAPKSRSVSPMPRPIEPPTQPVEPTVSVESKQPSPPKVEEIEEPPPADSELPNLEDIQIIVESPAEDKEGQQVDTLEKLTLTADNQAGNEEDAQSNNEEISCTNETTLILEDKIEESTTANDIAATSGASTEPENSLPRREKSEEELALERQLADVQRQLAALSSLPSTIQSTLDAVTKQLATLLPAFQLQTATQPSLAPVPPSAETRSINLENIDEGAEVNKGESETHEAYSSCDQDGSGVTENIAVVADDVRESVATDATTLDAAKIQEAKQNKEDTQQMEEEQNVKKQKRNDVIEELEEQLERKNNPRRSKRAFGPLTPSSERPLVLPGGRRWYRPKDAYNDEFIAETLSAQAELITGTTLGCTFESPLLGYDPRVNFMKYQKPEKKIDLNRSEVYKVIHHLDRQPVRGIEVRPPVVPAEVDIRKVALQP; encoded by the exons ATGGTGATcgatattaaaatgtgtcgcttcGAAAACGTGAATTGGGGGTTTCGTTTGGTCGGCGGTGCGGACTTCGAATTTCCGCTGACGGTCGTTAAG gTCAATGAGGGCAGCATAGCCGAGGAAGCCGGTTTGCGTGAAGGTGACGTCATTGTACGCATTAACGACACTGCTATCTCACCACTGACACACGAAGAGGCAGACAAGGTAATAAGGCACTGTGGAAATGTGTTCTACATCGGGGTTCAACG TGAGGGCGAAGAGCAATTGGTGCCGAAGATATTCCCTGTTTACGGAGCTGAACGCCCCACATCACCACAAACTTTCATCGATGTGAGTGGACGTAAGAGCCCTATTCCTCGTCAACTGGAAGATGAAGCAGAGCTGCAGACAGAACTTTTACCTGAGCTTCCAGAACGACCGTCGTCGGTGCTTTCGGAACAATCGGAAATCAAGTTGGTGGAAGAAGAAATCGCTGCGGTACTTTCGGGTGAATCAGAGGTCCTAACGGACCATAATGTTTTGGG TGTCAATTTCTACAGACTTTTTCCCAAGCCTGGCGTCTGTATGACCAGCGATGTGTTGCGAACCCTCAACGAAGATGCAACCAAAACTAGAGCAGAGAAagataaagaaaacaaaaagtgGTCAACGTTTCTGGTGAAACCGGATCGTCCCATACCGAAGAGCAAGGAACAAATCGAGGCCGAACGCAGAGCTGCCAATGCATACAAGGTTAAGATAGTTAAGTCAGCCCCAAAATCGCGTTCAGTATCACCGATG CCACGACCAATCGAACCACCGACACAGCCAGTTGAACCAACGGTGTCAGTAGAAAGTAAACAACCGTCACCACCAAAGGTTGAAGAAATTGAAGAGCCTCCACCAGCGGACAGCGAATTGCCTAATTTGGAGGATATACAAATTATAGTCGAATCACCAGCTGAGGACAAAGAAGGTCAGCAAGTGGACACGCTTGAAAAGCTAACATTGACTGCTGATAACCAAGCAGGAAATGAAGAAGACGCTCAAAGCAATAACGAGGAAATATCGTGCACAAACGAGACGACACTCATATTAGaagataaaattgaagaatctaCAACAGCAAATGATATTGCAGCTACGTCAGGAGCTTCTACTGAACCTGAAAACTCCTTACCCCGTCGTGAAAAATCCGAAGAAGAACTAGCACTTGAACGTCAACTGGCCGATGTGCAACGCCAATTGGCCGCACTCTCTTCCCTGCCCTCCACCATACAATCTACCCTCGACGCAGTCACAAAGCAGTTGGCAACACTTTTGCCAGCCTTCCAGTTGCAGACCGCAACTCAGCCATCGCTGGCTCCCGTTCCACCTTCAGCTGAGACGCGCTctattaatttagaaaatattgacGAAGGCGCTGAAGTTAACAAAGGAGAAAGCGAAA CACATGAGGCTTACTCCAGTTGCGATCAGGATGGTTCAGGAGTTACTGAGAATATTGCTGTGGTTGCAGACGATGTCAGAGAAAGCGTTGCAACCGATGCCACCACTTTGGATGCAGCGAAGATTCAGGaggcaaaacaaaataaagaagATACGCAACAAATGGAGGAGGAGCAGAATGTGAAGAAACAAAAG CGCAACGATGTGATCGAGGAACTCGAAGAGCAGTTGGAGCGCAAAAACAATCCCCGTCGTTCAAAACGTGCCTTTGGCCCATTGACACCATCTTCCGAGCGACCTCTTGTATTGCCCGGCGGCAGGCGTTGGTATCGACCCAAGGATGCCTACAACGATGAGTTCATAGCGGAAACCTTGAGTGCACAAGCGGAACTCATAACTGGCACCACATTAGG TTGCACATTTGAAAGTCCATTGCTTGGCTACGACCCAAG
- the Zasp67 gene encoding uncharacterized protein Zasp67 isoform X4, which translates to MVIDIKMCRFENVNWGFRLVGGADFEFPLTVVKVNEGSIAEEAGLREGDVIVRINDTAISPLTHEEADKVIRHCGNVFYIGVQREGEEQLVPKIFPVYGAERPTSPQTFIDVSGRKSPIPRQLEDEAELQTELLPELPERPSSVLSEQSEIKLVEEEIAAVLSGESEVLTDHNVLGVNFYRLFPKPGVCMTSDVLRTLNEDATKTRAEKDKENKKWSTFLVKPDRPIPKSKEQIEAERRAANAYKVKIVKSAPKSRSVSPMPRPIEPPTQPVEPTVSVESKQPSPPKVEEIEEPPPADSELPNLEDIQIIVESPAEDKEGQQVDTLEKLTLTADNQAGNEEDAQSNNEEISCTNETTLILEDKIEESTTANDIAATSGASTEPENSLPRREKSEEELALERQLADVQRQLAALSSLPSTIQSTLDAVTKQLATLLPAFQLQTATQPSLAPVPPSAETRSINLENIDEGAEVNKGESETHEAYSSCDQDGSGVTENIAVVADDVRESVATDATTLDAAKIQEAKQNKEDTQQMEEEQNVKKQKLLVFYSGKQYALNYEDENLSKSVL; encoded by the exons ATGGTGATcgatattaaaatgtgtcgcttcGAAAACGTGAATTGGGGGTTTCGTTTGGTCGGCGGTGCGGACTTCGAATTTCCGCTGACGGTCGTTAAG gTCAATGAGGGCAGCATAGCCGAGGAAGCCGGTTTGCGTGAAGGTGACGTCATTGTACGCATTAACGACACTGCTATCTCACCACTGACACACGAAGAGGCAGACAAGGTAATAAGGCACTGTGGAAATGTGTTCTACATCGGGGTTCAACG TGAGGGCGAAGAGCAATTGGTGCCGAAGATATTCCCTGTTTACGGAGCTGAACGCCCCACATCACCACAAACTTTCATCGATGTGAGTGGACGTAAGAGCCCTATTCCTCGTCAACTGGAAGATGAAGCAGAGCTGCAGACAGAACTTTTACCTGAGCTTCCAGAACGACCGTCGTCGGTGCTTTCGGAACAATCGGAAATCAAGTTGGTGGAAGAAGAAATCGCTGCGGTACTTTCGGGTGAATCAGAGGTCCTAACGGACCATAATGTTTTGGG TGTCAATTTCTACAGACTTTTTCCCAAGCCTGGCGTCTGTATGACCAGCGATGTGTTGCGAACCCTCAACGAAGATGCAACCAAAACTAGAGCAGAGAAagataaagaaaacaaaaagtgGTCAACGTTTCTGGTGAAACCGGATCGTCCCATACCGAAGAGCAAGGAACAAATCGAGGCCGAACGCAGAGCTGCCAATGCATACAAGGTTAAGATAGTTAAGTCAGCCCCAAAATCGCGTTCAGTATCACCGATG CCACGACCAATCGAACCACCGACACAGCCAGTTGAACCAACGGTGTCAGTAGAAAGTAAACAACCGTCACCACCAAAGGTTGAAGAAATTGAAGAGCCTCCACCAGCGGACAGCGAATTGCCTAATTTGGAGGATATACAAATTATAGTCGAATCACCAGCTGAGGACAAAGAAGGTCAGCAAGTGGACACGCTTGAAAAGCTAACATTGACTGCTGATAACCAAGCAGGAAATGAAGAAGACGCTCAAAGCAATAACGAGGAAATATCGTGCACAAACGAGACGACACTCATATTAGaagataaaattgaagaatctaCAACAGCAAATGATATTGCAGCTACGTCAGGAGCTTCTACTGAACCTGAAAACTCCTTACCCCGTCGTGAAAAATCCGAAGAAGAACTAGCACTTGAACGTCAACTGGCCGATGTGCAACGCCAATTGGCCGCACTCTCTTCCCTGCCCTCCACCATACAATCTACCCTCGACGCAGTCACAAAGCAGTTGGCAACACTTTTGCCAGCCTTCCAGTTGCAGACCGCAACTCAGCCATCGCTGGCTCCCGTTCCACCTTCAGCTGAGACGCGCTctattaatttagaaaatattgacGAAGGCGCTGAAGTTAACAAAGGAGAAAGCGAAA CACATGAGGCTTACTCCAGTTGCGATCAGGATGGTTCAGGAGTTACTGAGAATATTGCTGTGGTTGCAGACGATGTCAGAGAAAGCGTTGCAACCGATGCCACCACTTTGGATGCAGCGAAGATTCAGGaggcaaaacaaaataaagaagATACGCAACAAATGGAGGAGGAGCAGAATGTGAAGAAACAAAAG CTTTTGGTCTTTTACAGCGGCAAACAGTACGCTTTGAATTATGAAGATGAGAATTTAAGCAAGAGCGTGCTTTAA
- the Zasp67 gene encoding uncharacterized protein Zasp67 isoform X6: MVIDIKMCRFENVNWGFRLVGGADFEFPLTVVKVNEGSIAEEAGLREGDVIVRINDTAISPLTHEEADKVIRHCGNVFYIGVQREGEEQLVPKIFPVYGAERPTSPQTFIDVSGRKSPIPRQLEDEAELQTELLPELPERPSSVLSEQSEIKLVEEEIAAVLSGESEVLTDHNVLGLFPKPGVCMTSDVLRTLNEDATKTRAEKDKENKKWSTFLVKPDRPIPKSKEQIEAERRAANAYKVKIVKSAPKSRSVSPMPRPIEPPTQPVEPTVSVESKQPSPPKVEEIEEPPPADSELPNLEDIQIIVESPAEDKEGQQVDTLEKLTLTADNQAGNEEDAQSNNEEISCTNETTLILEDKIEESTTANDIAATSGASTEPENSLPRREKSEEELALERQLADVQRQLAALSSLPSTIQSTLDAVTKQLATLLPAFQLQTATQPSLAPVPPSAETRSINLENIDEGAEVNKGESETHEAYSSCDQDGSGVTENIAVVADDVRESVATDATTLDAAKIQEAKQNKEDTQQMEEEQNVKKQKRNDVIEELEEQLERKNNPRRSKRAFGPLTPSSERPLVLPGGRRWYRPKDAYNDEFIAETLSAQAELITGTTLGVNFMKYQKPEKKIDLNRSEVYKVIHHLDRQPVRGIEVRPPVVPAEVDIRKVALQP; encoded by the exons ATGGTGATcgatattaaaatgtgtcgcttcGAAAACGTGAATTGGGGGTTTCGTTTGGTCGGCGGTGCGGACTTCGAATTTCCGCTGACGGTCGTTAAG gTCAATGAGGGCAGCATAGCCGAGGAAGCCGGTTTGCGTGAAGGTGACGTCATTGTACGCATTAACGACACTGCTATCTCACCACTGACACACGAAGAGGCAGACAAGGTAATAAGGCACTGTGGAAATGTGTTCTACATCGGGGTTCAACG TGAGGGCGAAGAGCAATTGGTGCCGAAGATATTCCCTGTTTACGGAGCTGAACGCCCCACATCACCACAAACTTTCATCGATGTGAGTGGACGTAAGAGCCCTATTCCTCGTCAACTGGAAGATGAAGCAGAGCTGCAGACAGAACTTTTACCTGAGCTTCCAGAACGACCGTCGTCGGTGCTTTCGGAACAATCGGAAATCAAGTTGGTGGAAGAAGAAATCGCTGCGGTACTTTCGGGTGAATCAGAGGTCCTAACGGACCATAATGTTTTGGG ACTTTTTCCCAAGCCTGGCGTCTGTATGACCAGCGATGTGTTGCGAACCCTCAACGAAGATGCAACCAAAACTAGAGCAGAGAAagataaagaaaacaaaaagtgGTCAACGTTTCTGGTGAAACCGGATCGTCCCATACCGAAGAGCAAGGAACAAATCGAGGCCGAACGCAGAGCTGCCAATGCATACAAGGTTAAGATAGTTAAGTCAGCCCCAAAATCGCGTTCAGTATCACCGATG CCACGACCAATCGAACCACCGACACAGCCAGTTGAACCAACGGTGTCAGTAGAAAGTAAACAACCGTCACCACCAAAGGTTGAAGAAATTGAAGAGCCTCCACCAGCGGACAGCGAATTGCCTAATTTGGAGGATATACAAATTATAGTCGAATCACCAGCTGAGGACAAAGAAGGTCAGCAAGTGGACACGCTTGAAAAGCTAACATTGACTGCTGATAACCAAGCAGGAAATGAAGAAGACGCTCAAAGCAATAACGAGGAAATATCGTGCACAAACGAGACGACACTCATATTAGaagataaaattgaagaatctaCAACAGCAAATGATATTGCAGCTACGTCAGGAGCTTCTACTGAACCTGAAAACTCCTTACCCCGTCGTGAAAAATCCGAAGAAGAACTAGCACTTGAACGTCAACTGGCCGATGTGCAACGCCAATTGGCCGCACTCTCTTCCCTGCCCTCCACCATACAATCTACCCTCGACGCAGTCACAAAGCAGTTGGCAACACTTTTGCCAGCCTTCCAGTTGCAGACCGCAACTCAGCCATCGCTGGCTCCCGTTCCACCTTCAGCTGAGACGCGCTctattaatttagaaaatattgacGAAGGCGCTGAAGTTAACAAAGGAGAAAGCGAAA CACATGAGGCTTACTCCAGTTGCGATCAGGATGGTTCAGGAGTTACTGAGAATATTGCTGTGGTTGCAGACGATGTCAGAGAAAGCGTTGCAACCGATGCCACCACTTTGGATGCAGCGAAGATTCAGGaggcaaaacaaaataaagaagATACGCAACAAATGGAGGAGGAGCAGAATGTGAAGAAACAAAAG CGCAACGATGTGATCGAGGAACTCGAAGAGCAGTTGGAGCGCAAAAACAATCCCCGTCGTTCAAAACGTGCCTTTGGCCCATTGACACCATCTTCCGAGCGACCTCTTGTATTGCCCGGCGGCAGGCGTTGGTATCGACCCAAGGATGCCTACAACGATGAGTTCATAGCGGAAACCTTGAGTGCACAAGCGGAACTCATAACTGGCACCACATTAGG